A genome region from Streptomyces pratensis includes the following:
- a CDS encoding protein-tyrosine-phosphatase: MTALEGRGIAGQHDTFRILHVSTGNVCRSPITERLTRHALVDRLGDPLSGGLIVESAGTWGHEGAPMEANAEVVLADFGADATGFVGRELLDEHVIRADLVLTATRDHRAQVISMGHSAGLRTFTLKEFTRLVRAIDPATLPDAREEGVVERARALVRAAAALRGWLLAPTAEADEVFDPYGAPITFFRSIGDEISQALDPVMTALTGVRAPH, from the coding sequence TTGACCGCCCTTGAGGGGCGTGGCATAGCGGGGCAGCACGACACCTTCCGCATCCTCCACGTCAGCACCGGCAACGTCTGCCGCTCGCCCATCACCGAGCGGCTGACCCGCCATGCCCTCGTGGACCGCCTCGGAGACCCGCTCAGCGGCGGCCTCATCGTGGAGAGCGCGGGCACCTGGGGGCACGAGGGCGCGCCCATGGAGGCCAACGCCGAGGTCGTCCTCGCCGACTTCGGCGCCGACGCCACCGGGTTCGTCGGCCGCGAGCTCCTCGACGAGCACGTGATCCGTGCCGACCTGGTGCTCACCGCCACCCGTGACCACCGCGCCCAGGTGATCTCCATGGGTCACTCGGCCGGCCTGCGGACCTTCACGCTCAAGGAGTTCACCCGTCTGGTGCGGGCCATAGACCCCGCCACCCTGCCCGACGCCCGGGAGGAAGGTGTCGTCGAGCGCGCCCGTGCGCTGGTGCGCGCGGCGGCGGCCCTGCGCGGCTGGCTGCTGGCGCCCACCGCCGAGGCGGACGAGGTCTTCGACCCGTACGGCGCCCCGATCACTTTCTTCCGTTCGATCGGTGACGAGATCAGCCAGGCGCTCGATCCCGTCATGACGGCGCTGACCGGGGTACGCGCCCCGCACTGA
- a CDS encoding L-threonylcarbamoyladenylate synthase yields MARRYDCNDATDRTTGLREAASAVRRGELVVLPTDTVYGIGADAFSSEGVADLLDAKGRGRNMPTPVLIGSPNTLHGLVTDFSEQAWELVDAFWPGALTLVAKHQPSLQWDLGDTRGTVAVRMPLHPVAIELLTEVGPMAVSSANLTGHPSPEDCDAAQEMLGDSVSVYLDGGPTPGIVPSSIVDVTGKIPVLLRAGALTVEELRKVVPDLEVAN; encoded by the coding sequence ATGGCACGGCGATACGACTGCAACGACGCGACCGACCGTACGACCGGCCTGCGTGAGGCCGCGTCCGCCGTCCGCCGCGGCGAACTGGTCGTGCTGCCCACCGACACCGTGTACGGGATCGGTGCGGACGCCTTCAGCTCGGAGGGCGTCGCCGACCTGCTCGACGCCAAGGGCCGCGGCCGCAACATGCCGACCCCCGTCCTGATCGGCTCCCCGAACACCCTGCACGGCCTCGTCACCGACTTCTCCGAGCAGGCATGGGAGCTCGTCGACGCGTTCTGGCCCGGCGCGCTCACGCTCGTGGCCAAGCACCAGCCGTCGCTCCAGTGGGACCTCGGTGACACCCGTGGCACCGTCGCCGTCCGGATGCCCCTGCACCCGGTCGCCATCGAGCTCCTCACGGAGGTCGGCCCGATGGCCGTCTCCAGCGCCAACCTCACCGGACACCCCTCGCCCGAGGACTGCGACGCCGCGCAGGAGATGCTCGGTGACAGCGTCTCCGTCTACCTCGACGGCGGCCCGACCCCCGGGATCGTCCCGTCCTCGATCGTCGACGTCACCGGCAAGATCCCGGTGCTGCTGCGGGCAGGCGCGCTCACGGTCGAGGAACTCCGCAAGGTGGTACCCGACCTCGAGGTGGCCAATTGA